The DNA region ACGGGTTGCATAAGCTGGGTTATACATTGAATGAACCGGCAACCGCAGGGACAGATTTCTTCGTATCGGCAGACGGCGGACCGATTACTGCGGGGAACATGAGATTAAGCACCACCATTCAGGCGGATTTGAAAAATATCGCAGCGTCCCTACGTACGGAGATGAAGACAAACCCGGACGGCAGTACGGCCGAAGTCGTTCTAAAAGGGAATGGCGGCATGGCCTTATTGATTGCCGGCTTGTCGGAACGCACATTCAGCTTTAACCCGAACAACAATAACGGCGGCGTAACGGATATAACAAGTTTTGAAGGATATTTGCAGTCGGTCATTTCCAAATTAGGTACGGACAGCAGTAACGCTAAGAAAATGGTGGAGAACGGGGGGCTGCTTGTAGAGCACGCCGACACGCTCCGCATGTCAATCAGCAGTGTCTCGCTCGATGAAGAAATGTCCGATCTTATCCGCTTCCAGCATGCTTATAGCGCATCCGCGCGCGTTGTTACGACAATCGACGAGATGCTGGATAAATTAATCAACAGCACCGGCATTGTCGGCAGATAGGAGGAATGAATGATGCGGATTACGCAATCCATGATGACCAGCACCATGATGAGCGGCCTGCAGGGTAACTACAAACGCCTGGACAAATACCAGGAGCAGATGATGACCCAGCGCCGGATCAATCGTCCTTCCGACGATCCGGTCGGCGTTGCCAGCGCTCTGCAATACCGCAGCCAAATTACGGCGACGACGCAGTTTGAGCAAAACGCGGAAGATGCGGACTCGTGGCTGAAGTATGGGGACACGGTCATGACCGAGGTTACGCAAATCATTCAGCGTTTATCGGAGCTGGCCGTTCAAGGTGGAACGGATACGGTTCCTAAGGATGCGCGTGAGAATATTGCGGCCGAGGTGGATCAACTATTTCATCAGCTAGTTTCATTAGGGAACTCTCAATTTAAGGGGAAGTATATATTTAACGGAGAACGGACGGACCAGAAGCCTTTTCCGGACGATCCTGTGGGGACGGCGTACAAGTTGGATACTGGTGAAGTGCGATATCAGGTAGGGGCTGGAATAACTGTTACTGTAAACACTCTTGGGGAGCAGGTATTTGGTGCACATGGAGATGCCTCCGGCATTTTTGTTGTGGTAAATAATTTGAAGCAAGCTTTACTTGCGGATGATACCACAGGTATTCAGAATGCAATTCCTGCTTTACAAAAAAACCTGGAGACCACCGTTACAAAACAGGCTGAAATGGGTGGCAAGCAGAATAGATTGGAATTTACACTCAGCAGGCTTGGCGATTTGAATATTAATTATATGGATCTTCAATCTAAGGTGGAGGACGCTGATATTTCAAAGGTCATTATTGATCTGAAAACATCGGAGAGCATTTATCAGGCTTCATTGGATACAATTGCCCGGATCATTCGTCCGAGCTTGATGGATTTCCTAAGATAAGGGGGAATATGAATGAATATCCCCCGTATTCAAATTCAGCAAGGGTATTCACAAATAGGGCTTGAAACAACAAAAGGTCAACAAAGCATTGAGCAGGCAAGACCATCACTTAACATGAGACAGCGGCACGGTCAACTTGAGATGGAGAGGACTAGTCCTGTATTAGAAGTTGATTCGAGAAGAGCTTGGTCTGCACTCGGCAAGGCCCGATTCGAGGAAATGACGGACCGTGTGTCGCAATCTTCTCTTCAGATCTCCATGCACAATATTGCAGATATTGCCCGTAACGGGGATCGGATGATGGCTTTTCATGAAGGCGGCAACGTATTTGCAGAGATTGCAAGGGACAACGTATTTGGAGAGCGGCCTAGAGTCGAGGTTACGGGGGAGCCGGGATACGACAATGTGGATGTCACTTTTATACCGGGCCAAGTACATACAAATTACACGCCGGGCGGCGTTACTTTTAATCCCGAGATCTACAAGCCGGTCATTGATTACTATCCTGGCAAGGTCAATCCGTATTTGGTTCATCAAAATTTTATATTTATGTCTGCGACGGGCAAGCAGCTGGATGCAGTTGTCTAACGACAGGTATACAATAGCTATAATGGACAGGTGTCATTATAGCTATTGTTGTTAGAAAGGGAGGATCGGAAGGGCATGATTGTCAATACAAAGAGATTTGGGCCTATCCATATTACAGAAGAACAAGTAATAACTTTTATAGGGCCTGTACTAGGCTTTAATGGCTTGGATAAGTACGTGATCATTCAATCTGAAGATAAGCAGCATCCGTTTGAATTTTTACAATCCATTGAGGATGAAAATTTGACGTTTATCGTTACGGATCCGTTTATCTTTTTTAAAGAATAT from Paenibacillus ihbetae includes:
- the flgL gene encoding flagellar hook-associated protein FlgL gives rise to the protein MMRITQSMMTSTMMSGLQGNYKRLDKYQEQMMTQRRINRPSDDPVGVASALQYRSQITATTQFEQNAEDADSWLKYGDTVMTEVTQIIQRLSELAVQGGTDTVPKDARENIAAEVDQLFHQLVSLGNSQFKGKYIFNGERTDQKPFPDDPVGTAYKLDTGEVRYQVGAGITVTVNTLGEQVFGAHGDASGIFVVVNNLKQALLADDTTGIQNAIPALQKNLETTVTKQAEMGGKQNRLEFTLSRLGDLNINYMDLQSKVEDADISKVIIDLKTSESIYQASLDTIARIIRPSLMDFLR
- a CDS encoding DUF6470 family protein — protein: MNIPRIQIQQGYSQIGLETTKGQQSIEQARPSLNMRQRHGQLEMERTSPVLEVDSRRAWSALGKARFEEMTDRVSQSSLQISMHNIADIARNGDRMMAFHEGGNVFAEIARDNVFGERPRVEVTGEPGYDNVDVTFIPGQVHTNYTPGGVTFNPEIYKPVIDYYPGKVNPYLVHQNFIFMSATGKQLDAVV